Proteins encoded together in one Triticum dicoccoides isolate Atlit2015 ecotype Zavitan chromosome 7B, WEW_v2.0, whole genome shotgun sequence window:
- the LOC119338227 gene encoding BTB/POZ domain-containing protein At1g55760-like, with translation MSAAGSRVEAAPRLAQWRVDALPCYTYRKSDSFRVGLWNWYLSVERNNKQTCVKLFAELSNSAKNTAPAPIASFVTKLLISFPPNQKIIEHPGILDKHLKHEGFVWTIDSSFTGRFVIEIEFLDLKVADSSGGEPASIWASHQIKQSSDNTALSSLARMLQEGILCDITINADDGSIRAHRAILAARSPVFRSMFSHDLREKELSTVDISDMSLDACRGFLNYIYGDLHSEEFLAHRLALLGAADKYDIADLKEACLESLLEDIDARNVIERLQTGHLYRLQRLKDSCIRFLVDFRKVYEMQEEFSAFLQTADRDLVAEVFQGVLAAWSGR, from the exons ATGAGCGCCGCGGGGTCCCGGGTCGAGGCGGCGCCGCGGCTCGCGCAATGGCGCGTCGACGCGCTCCCCTGCTACACCTACCGCAAGTCCGACTCCTTCCGCGTCGGCCTCTGGAACTG GTACCTGTCTGTGGAGAGAAACAACAAGCAAACTTGCGTTAAGCTCTTTGCAGAGTTGTCAAATTCCGCCAAGAACACAGCCCCGGCACCGATAGCCTCCTTTGTCACAAAACTTCTGATATCCTTTCCTCCAAATCAGAAGATCATAGAGCATCCAG GTATCTTGGACAAGCATCTGAAGCACGAAGGGTTTGTGTGGACGATTGATAGTAGTTTTACAGGAAGATTTGTGATTGAGATAGAGTTTCTGGACCTGAAAGTTGCAGACTCATCT GGTGGTGAACCTGCCTCGATCTGGGCCTCACACCAAATCAAGCAGTCCTCAGACAACACCGCGCTGTCATCCCTCGCAAGGATGCTGCAAGAGGGCATCCTCTGCGACATCACGATCAACGCCGACGACGGCAGCATCAGGGCGCACCGGGCGATCCTGGCCGCCCGCTCGCCCGTCTTCAGGAGCATGTTCTCGCACGACCTCAGGGAGAAGGAGCTCTCCACGGTCGACATCTCCGACATGTCCCTCGACGCGTGCCGGGGCTTCCTCAACTACATCTACGGCGACCTGCACAGCGAGGAGTTCCTCGCGCACCGGCTGGCCCTCCTCGGCGCCGCCGACAAGTACGACATCGCCGACCTCAAGGAGGCGTGCCTCGAGAGCCTGCTGGAGGACATCGACGCCCGGAACGTGATCGAACGGCTCCAGACGGGCCATCTGTACCGGCTGCAGAGGCTCAAGGACAGCTGCATCAGGTTCCTCGTGGACTTCAGGAAGGTGTACGAGATGCAGGAGGAGTTCAGCGCCTTCCTTCAGACGGCGGACAGGGACCTGGTGGCTGAAGTGTTTCAGGGCGTTCTTGCGGCGTGGAGTGGCCGGTGA